TACGATTTCACAAGATTGCGGATCGTCATCAGCCATCAAGATGCTCTTTCCGGAAAGACTCTTCTTGAAAGGTTGCACGCTAGGCGGCGTCTGAACCATTTCATCTTCGGCAATGCGATGGGGAGTCACCACCACCACGCGGGTACCTTCACCCACACGGCTGGTAATATTCACCGTACCATGCATCATGTCCACCAGTTTCTTCACGATACTCAGACCAAGGCCGGTGCCATCAATGCCGCGGGTAAGTGCAGACTGTTCGCGTTCAAAAGCATCGAACACTCTCGGCAGGAATTCTTCAGAAATACCGACGCCGGTATCTTCCACTACCATTTCGATATTGCACATTTCCGGATTTTCATGCGGCAAGTCACGTATCGAGATTCGCACCAATCCACCACCACGCGTGTACTTGATAGCATTACTCACCACATTCATCAGAATTTGGTGGAACTTCACCTTATCCACATAAATGCAACGCGCCTTGACATTTCGAGCAATCTGCAGCATGATATTCTTCTGCCTTGCAGTCTGTTCGAATGTAGTCACCACGTCTTCTGTCAAAGCGGCGGTAAGCACAGGCGTTTCTTCCAGCTTGTTGTAACCCGATTCAATAGAGGTAAGACTCAAGACCGAATTGATCATATCCAGCAAAAGTTTTCCCGCAGACTGGATATTGCCCAAATAGTAATTCAGCAACGACGTTTCCGATTCCGTCAGGTTCAAGTTCTGTACGTACTTTTGAGCCAAGGAATCATAGCCCAGCACGGCATTCATAGGAGTTCGAATATCGTGGCTGATACTAAACAAGAAATTCGACTTCGCCTTGTCGGCACGCTGGGCGCGGTCAAGAGCCTTCACAAGAGCCACGCGCTGTTCGTTCAGTTCCTTACGCTTCTCTAGTTCGGCATTCATGGATTCGTCAATAAGCTTGATACCCATGACAATTTCAGGACGATCCTTAGAAGGCTTTACGAAATGGATTTGCATATAATGAATCGTGCCGCCCTTCGAAATGCGGTAAATGAATTCGAAGTTGTCACGCTTCACGAATTCTCGATTCAAACGATCTAAAGTCATCACCTTGTCAAACAGGGGGCGGTCTTCAAGCAGAACCACACGATTCGCATACAAAGACATTATCTGATCGTAATAGGGAGCATTGTCAAAGACATCCTGCATAAAACGAGTGGCAATCGGATCAATTCTGTAGCATTCACTCTGACCTGTCGTGGAATCGATGACGAAAGCGCTACCATAGGAATCCGTCAACGCATTTATGACATTCAAGTGTTTGCCTTCCATTTCGTTTCGCAAGCGGCGGTTCGTGCGGAAAATGGAATGGAAATAGATGGCAAAGAACAACACGACAAAGAACAATGCCAAAACGGCCTTGATTGCCACAATTCTTGTCACGTTCGCCAGCACATGGTACGGAACCATCTGCACCACAAACCAGCCCACTTCGTTAACGGACATGATACAGGCAATAGAAGATCCGTATTCAGAGGTCACCCTAAAGGCCTTGGGTTCCTTGAGCATGGCGTTCTTCTTGAACACGTTGACTATTTCTTGAGGGAAAAAGTCCTGGGCTCGTTTTTCAAAAGACTCGCCAAAATCAGTATCCATGACATTCGAGGCAACAATATTCAGTTCCCTGTCGCACAAAAGGCCAATGGTCGCTTCCCCATTCACCGTATAATGAAGCATTGGCGCAATGTCTTTTTTCCCTCCAAGGATTCCCGCAATCACACCGATTACGGAATCACCGTAATACAAGGGCGTATACATATTGATTCGCGCTTCGCCGAACTTCTTGCCGGTATAGTCGATCCAAACACCCGATTTACCTAAAATGCCCTGAC
The nucleotide sequence above comes from Fibrobacter sp. UWT2. Encoded proteins:
- a CDS encoding ATP-binding protein; the protein is MKKIKLKRLMPLSPAIIVVAIAVVVLVVVYAVGAREYYFNQIEEAVTQETQRLSLDLAKTLNFGRNSIKLVSHSVSKKMDGPELRRPESVFLSMKDEVPFSRIEYIRKDGLKLSYDEEPVDVSESDFFRQGILGKSGVWIDYTGKKFGEARINMYTPLYYGDSVIGVIAGILGGKKDIAPMLHYTVNGEATIGLLCDRELNIVASNVMDTDFGESFEKRAQDFFPQEIVNVFKKNAMLKEPKAFRVTSEYGSSIACIMSVNEVGWFVVQMVPYHVLANVTRIVAIKAVLALFFVVLFFAIYFHSIFRTNRRLRNEMEGKHLNVINALTDSYGSAFVIDSTTGQSECYRIDPIATRFMQDVFDNAPYYDQIMSLYANRVVLLEDRPLFDKVMTLDRLNREFVKRDNFEFIYRISKGGTIHYMQIHFVKPSKDRPEIVMGIKLIDESMNAELEKRKELNEQRVALVKALDRAQRADKAKSNFLFSISHDIRTPMNAVLGYDSLAQKYVQNLNLTESETSLLNYYLGNIQSAGKLLLDMINSVLSLTSIESGYNKLEETPVLTAALTEDVVTTFEQTARQKNIMLQIARNVKARCIYVDKVKFHQILMNVVSNAIKYTRGGGLVRISIRDLPHENPEMCNIEMVVEDTGVGISEEFLPRVFDAFEREQSALTRGIDGTGLGLSIVKKLVDMMHGTVNITSRVGEGTRVVVVTPHRIAEDEMVQTPPSVQPFKKSLSGKSILMADDDPQSCEIVSKLLKSVGAEIICVENGNECYRQVDMSPAGSFDLILMDLKMPRGDGFETTALIRKLENPRKSRLPIIALSASAFEEEKKAAFEAGVNGHVSKPIDFAELLDLISKLIK